Within Candidatus Saccharibacteria bacterium, the genomic segment CTGGTTGGCTTAAACCTGTGTTGGGCAAACCCGGCGTCCTAGGGGCAGCTGAGGAGGAGTTACCAGCTGGGTTCGAACTTGTACATGCGGTGCTGCTTATAGTATCTGCGTCTGTCGAAACAGTTCCGCCGAAAGCTAAAGCCCGACCAGTCCATATCACCAGATTACCAATTGTGATTCCTGATGCGTCAATTACATTACCGCTGAATGTAGAATTTGCTCCGAGTGTAGTTGCCGCTCCGGGGGTCCACCATACATTACATGCTGAAGCACCGCTAGCCTGTGCCACAACTGAATTCGCTGATGTATTGAAAGCGCCTGTCATTCTAAATATATATGTGCCTGCACCTGACAGCGTAATGGTGCCGCCGCCACCGATAGATGCAGCACCAGATATGCAGTAAACACCAGGAACATAAACTCCTGCTGCTCCATGAGTAACATCCGAAGCAAGGTCAATAGCACCTGGGGCAAATGTAAAAGTACAAGGCTGGCTATTTAACGCGCTAAGTGCAGTGCCTTGGTCTATCCCTTCTTGGTTATAAGTAGAATCGGCCACGTGTGTAGTGCCGTTTACTGTCGGAGGGGTAGCAGGAGGGGTAGTGTATCCCAAATCACCACTTATCGTCGTCCCTGAGGTCGTATTTGTATATGTACCTGATAGTACTGTAAACCCATCAGTTATGCCGAGCGAAGGCGAAGTTGCTGCGATGGCTAAAGGTGAAGCAGTTAGAATTGACAATCCAAGTGATAAAAACCCGATTTTTATTAACTTTTTCATCGTTTTCCTTTTCATTTTTGTATCCCACCTGGACTCACCGTTAAGAGACGCTTGCTTCAATACAAATTTTATCATAATCATTATCCTTATGTCAAACTCAAACAGGGGCCAATAACTGCTTGGCTGGGCATACTGGCTGTATTATTGGAAGAAATTAGTATGCTGCCAAACGTGTTTTACGCTAAAAAATATTTAGATTATTGCAGGGAATGATATTTTTCTGTCATAAGTAAGTCGGTCATATGTTTTTTGATTTTAGAAACATCTTCCTGATTTAGTTTTTGAAAACCATCATAGAAGCCGGTATCTCGAAATGGTAGTTTAACGGCTTCACCATACTTCTGCGTCTTGGCATTTATTGCCCTGCCAAACACGTGCATATGAAGTGTAAGGCCTTCAGGCTTAAACACACTCCAGTTACCCATCTCTTGCCAGTTTACGTTACCAATTTGTATGCCTTGTTCGCCCATTGCATTTTCAAGTGCCTTACCAACAACTTCTGAAAGTAGGGCATATTCCATTGTTTGTTCAATATTTAACTCAGTACGATCTTTGATTCTGATCTTGGACATAATCCGTAAATGCCCACCGTCATTACGATCTACAAATGGGTTTTCTGGCACCTCAACGACAAATGTATTTGTTTTTAGAATGACTTCGTTCATGTATATATCCTAACAGACAAAAGACCTCCCAAAGAAAACTTTTCTATGGTTCATACTTAGCCTTAGATCATAGACGTCATAAGAACCATTCTGACTCGCTCCAGAGAAAGTGCATCCTAAAAGGTAGCGAATATAATTGCACCAAAAAAGACTCCATAATATGCTGCCTGTAACAAGAGCTGTGGTAGCGGTGATCTTTTCCAAACTATCACTAGGCCTAAAATGAGCAGCATGATCGCAAGACATGCTCCCATAATGATTTTGTCAAATGACGAAATAGTAGAGGCTACTATTGAACATACGATAACGGCTATTAGTAGTGCTCCCGATACCCTAGCGAATAGCTGATGTATCAATGTTTTTACTCCGCCTGTTTCTGGAACGAATGTACAGGCAATTTGGGCAAGTGTGGAAGATGCTACTAAGTAGAGGACTACGTTGGAAAGCTGATAATGCGGCACAAAATATTTATAGAAAAATAGGTAAAGAATCGGCAAAGCTAGCAGAAACAATACAATGTAGTAAAAGATTGTCGCGTTTTGAGCAGCAGCATGCTGGCTAAATGTTTTATTTATTCCTTGGGGCCATTTTAGCGTTAATATCACTAATCCCACTATAAGAATGAGTAATGCGTAAAGGATGTAATACTTATAAGTTTGCATGTTGCCCTTACTTTATCACTAAAAAGAACTTCCAAAGAAGTCCTTAACTATGCATATGGTTGGCTGCCGTTAGTTGACTTAGTTCGCAACGTTGATATCCAAATCTGAATCTGTAGAAACTACCGCCTTTTTAAAAATGCTATGGCTACCTTAATTATTACAAAAGCAGAAACCAAAGTCACAGGAAACCCTAGTATGAGGGCTAGTCCCATGAATCCGCTTTTGTCATCTCCTACCATAAAGAGACCCATTACAAACTGAAATACAAATATGCCTGTAATTCCAAAAAATACTAACAATATTATGTAGTCGTACCACCGTAAATTATTTAAATCCATGGCTATATCTTAACATAATATATACCGATTATGGTTGGCCTGAGATCGTCGGCATTGCTAGGACTGGTTTTGTAACTAAAAGGGTTGTCGGATAATGGTTTTAAGCTTTTCAGGGGCTGTCCGCCGCGCATCACCTAAGTAAATCTCGTGGTGATGTTTGTTAGTATCTTCAAGCTTCCCACCTTGATCACTTATGAACTGGTGTAATTCTTGAATGGTTGGCCCTTCATAAGCATAGGGACCCACGTACATCACTTGTGCAGCACGTCCTTCGTCGTAAGACTCAAAACGCACTTTATCTAATGATCTGGGAGACTTCTTCTCTCTTACTTGTTGAACCGCTTGGTTGTATATGTCTTCAGTAATCACATCGGGTTGCATAATCATTGCCGTCCACAGCCAGTTACTTTTGTCAGTTGGGCTAAAATCTGCCATATTTTCAGTCCACCATAGCCCCTCAAGAGGCATGACCCCAAAATCATTGCCGTACTTGAGCTTACTAATGAATTTAATTGTATAGGCAACAGGATAAAGGCTTTGGATAGCGTCAATATATTCCTGGCTGATGTTTGGGTCGCCTTTGCCATCAATCATAATAAAGTTCATCTTTGGGACTTGTACAGCAACCGGTTTACCGACTTTTCCACTAAACAAATGCTTCAGCTCTTTCTTATAGTCAGTTTTATTCACGACAGAACCTCCAAACTTTTTGGTATTGGCCGACAGCCACACTGCTTCTGGTGTACCAAATGCCATTTAACCCGTTCAGCTTTTGTAGCATTTCGTGGTAGTTTATTTTGTTGGTGCCAAAGTTTATTTATCATGCACACCTTTCTGCAATAAGCTTATATCCATATATTCAGCTATGCAACGGCTCTTTCGTACTTCATAAATAAACTTCCCTACAGAAGTTCTTTGTCATGATAATGCTTGGCTGACAGTCTGGGTCTAGAACGTAATATTTAAATTCACTCCGAGTAAGAGCAGCGGCCAGAGAAAAATTGCGAGTAAAGCTGAAAGAATATCCGGTACTGATCCTAGACTCGCAAGGTATCCTCGATTACTTGCTAGGATAATTCCAATAATAATATAGATGAGACTACCTATAGAAAAACGGTTCATAAGCTCCTCCTTCAACTAAAAATCTTAGTATAGCCTTGAGTATGCGCCACTATTTTTTTTAATACAATCAGTTGTCGCTCGGCTAAGTATTCGTCAAATTGCGAAAATATTTGCGCTGATCTTGCGGCCTATGTTTAATTTGCTGATTTTAGAATCAACTAGGCGACTAAATGTGATGTAAACAGGTTATTCAAATATCAAGCTAAGGTATAAAAAAGACATTCAAATCTATTTGGACGCTGTTTACGTGACCACGCGCACAGACACAAAGGATGATACAGCACATACTTTAGACTGTCATATAAATTAACGAAGGGATAATATTATGGACGATGCTTACGATGATAATCCAACAAAAAGTGATAACGTAGCAAAAACTTTAGCTGTTGTAGCAATATTACTCGCAATGATTGCTACTGGCTGGGCAATGAAGGCAGATAAGAGGGCGGGTGTTGCAGAAAATAAGGCTACACAATCAAGTCAACAATCTAGTGCGGACAACCAACCGGTTACAGGAACAAATGCTGCAAGCGAAACTAATGCTAGCGGTACCGGTGTTGGAGCGGCAGGAAGTGTATCAGAAGCTAACGGGACAGGACAGTAAAGACTAAACTCTTACACTACCTCTAAATCATATTTTGAACATGTAAATATTTTACAGTTCATACACGGAGTTGAACCAAAAGGGCTAACCGAGTCTTGATGTAGATAAGGTCCATTCTCCTGGCGCAAATATTTAATTATGAAAGGTTAACACTATGGCTAAATTACAAGACTTAGACAATATGACAAAAGCATACGGATGTCATAATACAGGTGCTTTTAATGGGCTTGGAATATTTTTTCTAGGATCATTTATGGGAATAGCAACGGGCTTATTATTAGCACCTAGAGGTGGTCAAGAAACTAGAACCAAAATTAAACAAAAAGCCTTGGATGTCTTAGATAAGAGCCGTGATAAAATGGGCAACGTCATGGACAAAGCAAAGGATAAAGTCGAACAGACAAGTGAAAAAACAAGTCAAGTTGCTGAGGTTGCCAAGCAAGCTGTGTCGGATTTAAAAGAACAGCAACCAAAGATGAATTCGAAATATAGTAGATAATTATTTGGGATTAAACCCTTCTGGATTGTTACCTGTTCAATCAGTCATATATTTTCTGGGGATGAGGGGTTCGGCCTTGCTTCGGCAAGCCCGCAGCTACGCGGTTAGCTGCACCCTCTCACCAGAAGATTGACTTGAGGTTAGAAAAATTCAATCTCAAATATGCAAAAAGCCGGCTCAAGAAGACCAGGCTTTTTGCATGACTGGGGATGAGGGATGATTATAGAACCCTGATCGGCGTGGAGGCCGAGGCGCTATGTTTGCGTGAAATGAACGAAGTCGACATCGAGATTCAAGTACATGCTTACGACCATTCACTTTCACGCAAATAGTCTACGGTACGTGCATTCGATGGCCAACAGCATTTCTCAGAACGTACGTTATGCCGACGATGACTCCGCCGATTAGTGCAGGCAGTATATTAAGTTCAGCGCTTCGCACTGCTGACTCGGTACTAACTTTGAAGAGATAAAAATTATCCGACCCAAGTTGATACGAGCCTTCGAAGCCACTCGAAACCATTACAAGTGGGATAATAGCCTGAACCATTATTATGACCCCAGCCCCTATGAGCGCAGTTATCATGAACGAACTCCGTTGTTTTGATTTTTCAGTAGACTCTCTGCCGGTCTTTGCAGCAGTGGCATTACTTGAGAATACTTCCGTACCAATTTTAGTATCTAGAATCAGTACATCTTTGAATTTCAAATATTTCCATAATTTAGATGCTATCCATATATCACCAACGGCACCAGCGAAGTTTCCGAGAAAACCAATCATAAAAAGATTCTGGTAAGCAGGAAATAATATGCTTAAGACGATAAAGACTACCGATAGTACCACGAAGGGTAAATATGCTACAAGGAGCATATTTTTGACAGGTAATTTTTGGTCTGAAGTTGCATAGGCGACAGGTATAATGCCCGCAATACCAATCCCAAACCTTGGCCAAGCGCCACCCAGTAAAAACCCGAGGCCATGTAGTAGCTCATGAATAACTAGAGTAATCAGGTAAACGGCTAGAGCCTCAAAACCAAAGCTCTGCGACGTCTCACCCACTATACCTTGAAAAATTGCAGCGCCAATGAACAAGAACAGTATCATTTGTGCACTGAGCGCATACGACTGTTGCCTCGTTATTTGAATTGTTTCTATTTTTTTCATTTAGGTTATTGTATCAAAGTTCCGAGCTAGTAGCGAAGGAGCGTGTAGGATTCAAGTACTTATATCCTGGCTGGGGATGAGGGATAGCGGCTAAAACCTTCTCCACTTGTTTGCAAAATGAACAAGCTCATTTTTCTACACTGCGCTACGCCGAACCTCCCAATACGTTTTGCTCCGCAAAACTTCGGAGCCTCGTATCCCAACAGTCGCAGAGTCAAGAAGAAACACCCTGCAGCCGTAGGGTGTTTCTTCTTGACTGGGTATCTGTGACGAAGTTTGTATCATACCCCCTAGACCTACGGGTCTAAACTAAAAGAGGAGATCCAGCCTGATGAAGTTTGGAGAAATGGCGACAGCCATTTCATCCACTGTTCTAGCGTCTGGTCTCCTCTGTTGGTGTGTCAATCTATACCAGGTTGAGTGATGCTACTCAAATAACACACAAGCCTATTGTACGCCAACGCCGGAGGGGACTGCAATGCATCTCCGCTTTCTTCTCTTTTCCTTTTCTCTTCTTTCTTTAACAGATGAACGTAACACTGTAGGAGGATTACTATGCAAGTAGTCGGTTTTGACGTAGGTAAAGACAGTTTATTCGGCGCCCGGATAGATGCCAGTACGAACGTAAAAGAACGCTTTGAGATACGAAACAACCAGGCAGCAATTACTACTGTCCTGGCGGACCTGCGGAGCCGCTACCGACGGCTTCTGGTAGCTAGTGAGTCAACCGCTGAATACCACCTAACACTCGCCCGGGTGTGCCTTGATCTGGGTATCCCATTTCGCCTGCTTAACCCGATTATTACTAAGCAATTTACCCGCGCTACCGTCCGGAAGATGAAGACCGATCCGTCTGACGCCTGGGTCATTGCTAAGCTCGCTCAACAAGGTGAAGGAACTCGTGTCACTGAAGATTTGTTCCATCCCAACAAACCAATCCTGCGTACTAGCATGCGCTTGACGAGATTTTCCCAGATACTAGACCTCACGCAGCAACGACTTGCCACCAGATTACCGGAGGAGACTGCGTTACTAGAGGAACTACATGACTGCCAGGTACGCTTGGAGACGGCGGTAGCCGTCTTCCGAACGAGAGCCAGAAGTACGACTGATGACCATCTCCACCAACTACTCATGACGATCCCGGGCATTGGTGAAACCATTGCCACTACCCTGATTGCTGAGATTGGAGATATTACTAGATTTCATGGGCCGAAGGCACTAGTGGCATTTGCCGGCCTCGACCCACGCGTCCGGCAGAGTGGCTACAGTTTGCAGCGCAATACCAAACTCACGAAACGAGGCTCGCCGTATTTACGGCGTAACCTCTACATTGCGGCGAGTGTGGCTCAGCGCTACGACAACCAGTACAAAGTTGCATTCAACAAGAAACGAGCTGAGGGCAAACGCAACAAAGCCGCCACCATTGTGGTGGCTAGAAAGATTCTCAACACTGCTTACGCAGTATGGAGTAGTGATACTCCGTACCACCCACCTAAAGCTTGACTTGAGATACCAGGTCTAGAACTTTATTGGTAAACTCAATATGTATTTCTTATTAAGCTGCCCGTCGTAGACGTACTTCGAACTTTTGTTAGGAAGTGACTGGGTAACTGTTTGTAGCTACATCGATGCTATTAACTGAAAGCAACTGTCTGGAACAATTATCGCCGATAATCATATCAGGTATTGCTATTATTTCGCCCTGATATACGAATGTCGTTTTGTCGGCGACAATATTATGATCTTTGTCGCAGAATAATGAAGCAAATGAGGGATTAACATTGCCTTTCTCACTAATCATGACCACTTGCTGTGTGCCGGAGATGTCTTCAGTCCATTGATTGTTTACTGTAAACGGTCCGATTTTATGTTCAGTAGTAAGAGTTGCGCTACCTTCAACTTCATGATTTGATGTGATAATACTCAACACCCTTGCTCCAGTAGCACTGATATTCAGGTATAACTTATTACCGTTAGCAGTGAAGAACGGATGCTTATACTCTGAGATAGCAGTCATTTGTGGGCTTTCGGATGAGCTGCTGCATGAAGCCAGCGCCCCTGATAGTAATAAACTTGATGCAAGTACTGCTGCATTTCTAGGTGTAGCTAGTCGTCGACCAGGAGATTCTGCAATTGATTTTCTAATAAACATTAGATGATAATAACATAAAAGTACGGGTCAGGTCAACTAATATAGCGGTAGCTGCTCACTACCCCAAAGTAGCAAGTGCCTTAAAGTAACCCGTAGGGTTAGTGCGCCACGTAGTGGTGCACAAAGATAAGATGGTAGCGAGTGCTCGGGCACCCTTTTCTGTTTGGCTACCGAAAGAGCGTTTGCGCTTTAGTACAAGTTGCCTTAGGTCGCGTTCAGCTCGGTTATTGTCACAGGGCGTGTTGTAGATGAGACAGGCAAACAACTTTGCTTGTCCTGCTCTGGTAAGCTGAGCTTTCAGCTTGGTGAGTTTTACTGGCTCGGTGGCATTAGTCTGCAATAACGGTTGAAGCCGTTGCCAAAACACATTGCTTTGCTTTGTCCTGGCTGCAGGATCATAGGTTTTTGCGAGGCATTGTCTCAGATCCTGGTAGATACTCGCGAACTGCTCGTACCACCAAGTTACGTCAGGTAACTGTTCTTCGGGTAGGTTGTCGTTGTAGCGCAGATCCCGAATGCAACGGTACAAGTGAGCCCAGCATAGCTGTTGCTGTCCGGGGAGACTACGGTATACGGCGTAGTCATCAGAAATACGGACACCCGTAAACTGTTCACCAATGAGATTACGGGCGTGGGTTACACCACGACTGTTCTCTAGTGAATAGCAAACCTTTTCACTGCTGGCATCGCTAAGGCACCATGCGTAGCCATAGCCGTCATTCTGTTGGATTGCCCACGGCGTTTCATCAACATGGATGGCTGGTGCGGCGCGAATGTCAGCTTTGAGTTGGCCAAGAGCCTGACGCCACCGCTCGTGTTGTTTCTGAAGGATACTGGCTACTTCTCCGTCAGATACGGCAAGGCCGTACAAACTATGTAGCAACTGTGTTACCTGTGTATAGCTCATACCGAGTGCGCTGATCAGGTGACAGATAAGCAGCTTGGAATTAGGCCCAAGCGTCACCACTTGGCCGCCAAGTGCTTTGCCACTGGTGGCTTTGCCGCAAGCGGCACAAACACCACGCTGCACGAGATACTTTGTCACGAGGCGTGAAGAGTAGTTTGGAGTTAATTCAGGCGAAGGGATATCCTCTTCATAGCGATCATGGGTTGTGACGTTTCTTAACTCGCCACCGCAGAGACAGAGTTCAGGTAGGGGATGACTACCTCATTCATAATGGCTGTAGCGGGTGGAATTGGCCGACGGTAGGAGGCTTTGGTGCGGGGCAATTTCTGGATCTCGGGCTGCACTGGAACTGCCGTTCCAGTCGGTGGCCGTTTCTTCTTGCCAAATACCATGGTTTGAAGCTCTGCTATCTGAATTGCCTGAGTCTTGTTTTGCTCAAGTGCTTGGTTGAGCAGCTGGCGGAGCTCCTTGTTCTCAGCTTTCAATTCGGCGATCTGTATGCGATCATGCGCATGTAGCTTCCGAAGGTTACGGAGCTCTACCATCCGTGCGGTAATAACATCGTCTGAAAGTTTTCGAGTCATATGTGTTTGTTTTGATTCGTCCTAAACTAAAGTTTAGCCCGAATGCTTTGATGAGGCAAGAGGTAGTGAGCGGTTACATATAGCGATTAATAACATAATACTTATGCTTGGCTAGGGATGAGGGATAGAACTATTCCACACTTTGTTCGGAATAATTCATAGATCCTATGCCGTTGTTTTGCCGTCAAATTTATCTTCAACTTCATCGGCCTTCGTAGGCTGAATAGTGTCCTTAAGGTGATTGGGTGGCGAATAAAGCGTGTAAAGTTTTAGCTCGACATCGCCCGTATTGGTAACATTGTGGTAGGTGCCTGCTGGAATAATAATCGCCCAATCATCCTTCAGCTCATATTCATTTTCACCGTTGTTTAACACAACTTTCGCTTTACCACTCTCGACCCTTATAAATTGATCGAGTCCGTGAATCTCATTACCAATTTCTGTGCCAGGAGGTAGGCTCATAAGAACTAGCTGTGTGTAATGCGTGGTGTGGATTACACGACGGTAATCTGAATTTTCGGTGGTTAGCTTTCCAATGTTTTTTACAAAGTATTTCATAAACTCAGTATACTCCGGCTGCGTTAATGCGTCTGTGATTAATAAAACAAAACTGGCTGGGGATGAGGGATTCGACCTACTTTCAGCAGGCCTGTCGCAACTTCTTTGCAAAACTAGTTTGCAAGAGTTGACTCCCTTGCGAATTGCCACCGGCAATTCTCACCCCGATCCTTAAGGTCAGAAATTCGAGCCCATAATCTCTAATATGCAAAAAGCCGGGTCAAGAAGACCAGTCTTTTTGCATGGCTGGGGGTAAGTCCGACGCTTTGAACCCTTTATTTTCAGATTTCGTGCTCAATTGTCAGAAACCAAAGAAATTGGGCTTCATCCACTTCAAGGGTAAAGTTACTGTTGCAGAACCTTAAGGGAATGAAGCAACCGGCTAGTTTACTCTATATCAAGAAGCACTCCGTACGAATCTTTGACGATTTGTTTCATGAGACTTATGTCGTTCATCTCATAGAACGCGATACAAGCACGTCGGTAGCGTGTCGGCTCGATACTGCCAAGGGTGATCGGTGGATATTCGTTGCTTTCAAGAATTGCGTTTGCGAGCACCCGTGCGGTTCTTTTATTGCCGTCGGCAAAAGGCTGCAGATAGGATATAAGCAGTAAAATTGCAAGTGCCTTATCGAGTGGTTGTTCCATGGAGTTGACGGCGCTGATTACCTTATCGAAGTTCTCGTCGATTTGCGCACTGTGAGTAAGGGGGATGTATTTTGATCCGCTAATACGAACGGCTGCTGTACGCAAGCCATACGATACATCGAGATCTTGGACTAGTAGCTCATGGAGCCTGAGTATCAGCGGGCGTGATATTGTTTTGAAGCTTTCCCTGTTCCCAAGTATGAAGTCATAGGCTTTTTGATGGTTTACAATCATCACGGCTTCTTGGTGAGTTTTGCCAGCAGCTTCTACCCTGTCTAGCAATAATGTTTCTGTCTCTAGCTCCGAGTATGTATTGCCTTCGATGGAGCTAGATTTCCAAGCAAACTCTATAAGCCATTTCTGGCGCCATCTTGCTAACAGGGTGCTGTCCAGAGATTCCAGAAAATGTTGATACTTTGTTACGATCATCCTTTCGGCATTACCAAAAACGCCCTCGCCGATGTATCGCGCAGTCATTTCTGGTGCGTCAAGCAGATAACGAACCGACTGCCTTGCATCGTCTCTTAAATACGCATCGATTGCATCTGCCGAACGTTCTATATGAAGCCGTCCTAGTGTTGTAAGAGAATGTTGGCGACTAGGGCCAGCACCTTCGCTGGCTACTAGGCCTGCTACCGTCAGAGCTTTAACATCTCGCTGGATCGTATCGTCAGATACAGCGAAGCCTATTTCTGTCATCATCTCTAATACTTTTGCCGTGCTCGCTGGCAGCATAAACAGAACATTCAGTAGGTCACTTTGTCGTTTCTGTAGTTTCATACGTGCCCTAATTTTACCACAACACCGCAAAGGTGGCGTATTTTAGTCTCGAATACCCGCATATTGCGGTGATTACCTGGCGTTTTTACTGATACTCACCTTGCTCATATCAACATGTCGCGGAGTATACAGTGATGTGATTTTTTTCAAATTGCCTAAAACATACCATCTATACAGTGTGATTATATTGGCTGGGGCTAGTGGATGTATTCCAGGAAAACCGACAATTCCACATCACGGGTGTGGTCTCACTAGAGATGGTATAATCAGCACATTATAGTAAGAAGGAGCATGGTCGTATGATTCTAACTGACAAAGTAGTCCAAACAGGATTAGATGATACCAACCAACATTTAGCCAGTGATCTTGCAGGGCATGAAAAAGAGGCTGAGGCTAAAGGTGAGATTGAAAAAGCAATTCTTTTACTCAAATACGGCGACACAGTTGAAGCATACAAAGCAGTATACCGTGCAAGACATATGCTTGGTTTATTTGTTCCAGATAGATGAGCTAAACGCACTCCGCATATCGTAAAAAGTCACCCACAATTAACCAGAGTCCATCATTTATCGCAATAAACATGGCTGGGGATGAGGGATTCGAACCCCCGATCCTGGGACCAGAACCCAGTGCCTTACCGCTTGGCCAATCCCCAATATGTCATGATTATACTCGAAAATGTACGATTTCTACACCTTAGAGGACGTTGCAAGTGCGGTGCCTTGTCATAATACGACCTGAAAAATAAACCAGCAACTGCTGGTTTATTCATACCTCTCAAAACTTCACACTGTTTTCAACGGCTTGAGGCCTCTCGCAACGCACCTCAAAACACTAATAGTTATTATATCATACGTTTTTTCTGCACAAACAATTTAGGCAGTTTTGCCGTTGTGATTTATATAACATACATATTTACCCCTGTTAATTTATAAAACAAAATCATTGCATAGTATGCTTTTTAGCCAACTGCGCATAAGTCACTTTACAACAAGTAAGCAAAGTGTTCTTGATCGTATATATTTATTGTGTTATTCTTTCGATCATGAGCAAATGCGCAAACAATGCAGCATATTATTATTCCGACTCCCCCGAGGCGGTTTATAGCTCGTTGCGCACATAAGAAACAACCAGAATAACCACAACCGCCTCACGCAAGAGGCGGTTTTTATATGCAAAGGAAAAGGAAACCGTATGGCAGAACATTTACCGCAAATAGAAACTGTAGGCGTTATCGGCTTAGGAGCAATGGGGCGCTTCATATGTCAAAAGATGCTAGGTGATTATCAAGAAGTTATCGGTTACGACCCAAGCCAAGATGCTATTAAAGGACTAGGTGGTATTGTTAGACCAGCCAGCCTAGCAGAGTTAGCCGAGCAAAGTGATGCTCTTATCCTCGCCGTTCCTGTGGCTGCGCTTAGTGGCCTCATAAGACGTCTTAAGCCAGAATTAACAAAGAAAGCACAGAAGCCACTACTAGTTGAAATGTGCTCAGTCAAAGAATACCCGGAAAAACTGTTCAAAAAACATCTTGATGGCTACGAAGAACTGCTACATGTTCATCACCTTTTCGGACCACAGAGCGCTCAAAACTCTTTTGATGGCCATAAAATATTTGTTACTAGTCAAACAGGTCAGCTAGCTAGCCAGATGCTTGGTTCGTGGGGTCAACTTAAGCTCGATGTAGCTCCGCTATCGGCCGAAAAACACGACAAGTTGATGGTAGTAAAACAAGTTATCCCCTTCTTTGTTGGTCGTATGTTAAATAGAATCGGCTACACTGGCGATAATATATACGACGCAAGAACACCATCCAGTGATGGAATGCAGTACGTCGTAGACCTTGACGAGAAACAATCTGAGGAGCTCTATAGAAGTGTGCTAAAGTACAATCGATACGCTAAGCCGGCTATACGCCTCCTTATGGAAAAAGGGCTTGTTGAGCTGTCGGAGTTGGAAACGCTTTGG encodes:
- a CDS encoding DUF3494 domain-containing protein translates to MIKFVLKQASLNGESRWDTKMKRKTMKKLIKIGFLSLGLSILTASPLAIAATSPSLGITDGFTVLSGTYTNTTSGTTISGDLGYTTPPATPPTVNGTTHVADSTYNQEGIDQGTALSALNSQPCTFTFAPGAIDLASDVTHGAAGVYVPGVYCISGAASIGGGGTITLSGAGTYIFRMTGAFNTSANSVVAQASGASACNVWWTPGAATTLGANSTFSGNVIDASGITIGNLVIWTGRALAFGGTVSTDADTISSTACTSSNPAGNSSSAAPRTPGLPNTGLSQPAYPSIVKGAFYTGIFLSLTGLIIKRTIRKPA
- a CDS encoding DUF3267 domain-containing protein, giving the protein MKKIETIQITRQQSYALSAQMILFLFIGAAIFQGIVGETSQSFGFEALAVYLITLVIHELLHGLGFLLGGAWPRFGIGIAGIIPVAYATSDQKLPVKNMLLVAYLPFVVLSVVFIVLSILFPAYQNLFMIGFLGNFAGAVGDIWIASKLWKYLKFKDVLILDTKIGTEVFSSNATAAKTGRESTEKSKQRSSFMITALIGAGVIIMVQAIIPLVMVSSGFEGSYQLGSDNFYLFKVSTESAVRSAELNILPALIGGVIVGITYVLRNAVGHRMHVP
- a CDS encoding transposase; amino-acid sequence: MQVVGFDVGKDSLFGARIDASTNVKERFEIRNNQAAITTVLADLRSRYRRLLVASESTAEYHLTLARVCLDLGIPFRLLNPIITKQFTRATVRKMKTDPSDAWVIAKLAQQGEGTRVTEDLFHPNKPILRTSMRLTRFSQILDLTQQRLATRLPEETALLEELHDCQVRLETAVAVFRTRARSTTDDHLHQLLMTIPGIGETIATTLIAEIGDITRFHGPKALVAFAGLDPRVRQSGYSLQRNTKLTKRGSPYLRRNLYIAASVAQRYDNQYKVAFNKKRAEGKRNKAATIVVARKILNTAYAVWSSDTPYHPPKA
- a CDS encoding Fic family protein, producing the protein MKLQKRQSDLLNVLFMLPASTAKVLEMMTEIGFAVSDDTIQRDVKALTVAGLVASEGAGPSRQHSLTTLGRLHIERSADAIDAYLRDDARQSVRYLLDAPEMTARYIGEGVFGNAERMIVTKYQHFLESLDSTLLARWRQKWLIEFAWKSSSIEGNTYSELETETLLLDRVEAAGKTHQEAVMIVNHQKAYDFILGNRESFKTISRPLILRLHELLVQDLDVSYGLRTAAVRISGSKYIPLTHSAQIDENFDKVISAVNSMEQPLDKALAILLLISYLQPFADGNKRTARVLANAILESNEYPPITLGSIEPTRYRRACIAFYEMNDISLMKQIVKDSYGVLLDIE
- a CDS encoding GyrI-like domain-containing protein, encoding MNKTDYKKELKHLFSGKVGKPVAVQVPKMNFIMIDGKGDPNISQEYIDAIQSLYPVAYTIKFISKLKYGNDFGVMPLEGLWWTENMADFSPTDKSNWLWTAMIMQPDVITEDIYNQAVQQVREKKSPRSLDKVRFESYDEGRAAQVMYVGPYAYEGPTIQELHQFISDQGGKLEDTNKHHHEIYLGDARRTAPEKLKTIIRQPF
- a CDS encoding YtxH domain-containing protein — translated: MAKLQDLDNMTKAYGCHNTGAFNGLGIFFLGSFMGIATGLLLAPRGGQETRTKIKQKALDVLDKSRDKMGNVMDKAKDKVEQTSEKTSQVAEVAKQAVSDLKEQQPKMNSKYSR
- a CDS encoding transposase; its protein translation is MTKYLVQRGVCAACGKATSGKALGGQVVTLGPNSKLLICHLISALGMSYTQVTQLLHSLYGLAVSDGEVASILQKQHERWRQALGQLKADIRAAPAIHVDETPWAIQQNDGYGYAWCLSDASSEKVCYSLENSRGVTHARNLIGEQFTGVRISDDYAVYRSLPGQQQLCWAHLYRCIRDLRYNDNLPEEQLPDVTWWYEQFASIYQDLRQCLAKTYDPAARTKQSNVFWQRLQPLLQTNATEPVKLTKLKAQLTRAGQAKLFACLIYNTPCDNNRAERDLRQLVLKRKRSFGSQTEKGARALATILSLCTTTWRTNPTGYFKALATLG
- a CDS encoding cupin domain-containing protein — its product is MKYFVKNIGKLTTENSDYRRVIHTTHYTQLVLMSLPPGTEIGNEIHGLDQFIRVESGKAKVVLNNGENEYELKDDWAIIIPAGTYHNVTNTGDVELKLYTLYSPPNHLKDTIQPTKADEVEDKFDGKTTA